In the Synechococcus sp. Nb3U1 genome, one interval contains:
- a CDS encoding DUF4330 domain-containing protein — protein MQIIDGQGRLFGKVSLLDLGALVIVVVAIAAVLFFPGRQAGSVVQVGGGSPVPVEVDMIVRGISSRSLDPFQAGHKADLIIRNQPYGQVEVVRVENVSRTVPMVFPDGRVQNFPDPEAYRLDLVLTLQGRGQRTDSGIVLGNNRVKIGVPLELETFDYNLRGTVMDVRLLQS, from the coding sequence ATGCAGATTATCGACGGCCAGGGTCGGCTCTTTGGCAAAGTAAGCCTCTTGGATCTGGGAGCGCTGGTAATCGTGGTGGTGGCCATTGCCGCTGTGCTGTTTTTCCCCGGTCGCCAGGCAGGCAGCGTGGTGCAGGTGGGCGGTGGATCCCCTGTGCCGGTGGAGGTGGACATGATCGTGCGCGGGATCAGCAGCCGCTCGCTAGATCCCTTTCAGGCTGGGCATAAGGCCGATTTGATCATCCGTAACCAGCCCTATGGTCAGGTGGAAGTGGTGCGGGTGGAGAATGTCAGCCGTACCGTGCCGATGGTGTTCCCGGATGGGCGGGTACAAAATTTTCCGGATCCAGAGGCCTATCGCCTTGATTTGGTGCTTACCTTGCAGGGGCGGGGGCAACGCACCGACAGTGGCATTGTCCTGGGCAACAACCGCGTCAAGATTGGCGTTCCGCTGGAGTTAGAAACCTTCGACTACAACCTGCGCGGCACCGTCATGGATGTGCGGCTGCTGCAATCTTAG
- the lpxD gene encoding UDP-3-O-(3-hydroxymyristoyl)glucosamine N-acyltransferase, whose protein sequence is MQLQEIAQKLGCAYEGDPHLEIHGVASLAEAQVGELSFVSEARYLSLLEQTQASAVILDESTPLPRPLPCLRGRDPRLLFAQAIELFYQPYRAPTGIHPTAVIDASAQLGEGVAIGANVVVMEGVCIGDYTQIHANVTIYPQVRIGSRCQLFANCVIHERTQIGNDCLIHSGAVIGDDGFGHIPLADGSWRRMWQAGRVVLEDGVDVGSNTTIDRAAVGETRIGRGSKIDNLVQIGHGVKTGPDCVIIAQVGIAGGTQLGHHVILAGQSGLAGHLEIGDGVRVAAQTGITSDIPAGQTVAGYPHQPVSEWRKSVAALRHLPDLQRTLRKLQARVAELEGQLNLDRDP, encoded by the coding sequence ATGCAGCTACAGGAGATCGCCCAGAAGCTGGGATGCGCCTATGAAGGTGATCCCCACTTAGAAATCCATGGGGTGGCCAGCTTGGCCGAGGCCCAAGTGGGGGAGCTGAGCTTCGTGAGCGAAGCCCGTTATCTGTCCCTACTGGAGCAAACTCAGGCTAGCGCTGTCATCCTGGACGAATCTACCCCCTTACCGCGCCCGCTCCCCTGTCTGCGGGGCCGGGATCCACGGCTGCTCTTTGCCCAAGCCATTGAGCTGTTCTACCAACCCTACCGCGCTCCTACCGGGATCCATCCCACAGCCGTGATCGATGCCAGTGCCCAACTGGGGGAAGGGGTGGCGATTGGGGCAAATGTGGTGGTGATGGAGGGGGTGTGCATCGGTGACTATACCCAAATTCATGCCAACGTCACGATCTATCCGCAGGTGCGCATTGGATCCCGCTGTCAGTTGTTCGCCAACTGCGTGATTCACGAACGTACCCAAATCGGCAATGACTGTCTGATTCATAGCGGGGCGGTTATCGGTGACGATGGCTTCGGCCATATTCCCCTTGCGGATGGCTCTTGGCGGCGCATGTGGCAGGCGGGGCGGGTGGTATTGGAAGACGGCGTGGATGTGGGCAGCAACACCACTATTGATCGGGCGGCAGTGGGGGAAACCCGCATTGGCCGAGGCAGCAAAATCGACAACCTTGTGCAAATTGGCCACGGCGTAAAGACAGGCCCCGACTGCGTGATCATCGCCCAAGTGGGCATCGCCGGAGGTACTCAGCTGGGTCACCATGTCATCTTGGCAGGACAATCCGGCTTGGCAGGCCACCTAGAGATTGGGGATGGCGTGCGCGTCGCAGCTCAGACTGGCATAACCAGTGATATCCCGGCGGGGCAAACGGTGGCCGGATACCCCCATCAGCCAGTATCCGAATGGCGAAAAAGCGTGGCCGCTCTGCGGCACTTACCGGATCTACAACGCACCCTACGCAAATTGCAAGCCCGCGTAGCGGAACTGGAAGGTCAGTTGAACCTTGACCGGGATCCCTGA
- a CDS encoding magnesium chelatase subunit H: MFTLVKPTTRHIAPSDLRDRTLMKVVYVVLEPQYQSALTAAVQRINQENPCLAVEMNGYLVEELRDPSGYEAFQRDLETANVFIGSLIFIEDIAQKVVKAVEPVRERLDAAVVFPSMPEVMRLNKMGSFSMAQLGQSKSAIAQFMRKRKEKQGSSFQEGMLKLLQTLPKVLKYLPFDKAQDARNFMLSFQYWLGGSTENLENFLLMLADRYLPGMKDQVKFAEPVTYLDMGIWHPLAPQMFATVPEYLAWLNARADLPDEVKDPLAPCVGLVLQRTHLVTGDDAHYVAMVQELESRGARVLPIFAGGLDFSKPVNEFFWNQATQAPIVDVVVSLTGFALVGGPARQDHPKAVEALKRLNRPYMVALPLVFQSTEEWADSDLGLHPVQVALQIAIPELDGAIDPIILSGRDAATGKAHAMQDRIELIAARAIKWANLRRKPKLDKKIAITVFSFPPDKGNVGTAAYLDVFSSIHKVMQALASNGYDLGSDLPETSQELMEAILHDAQAQYASPELNIAAKLSVREYEALTPNVKAIEEYWGPAPGQLNTDGQNLLIYGKHFGNLFIGVQPTFGYEGDPMRLLFSKSASPHHGFAAYYTYLEKIWGADAVLHFGTHGSLEFMPGKQIGMSGECYPDNLIGSIPNLYYYAANNPSEATIAKRRGYACTISYLTPPAENAGLYKGLQELRELIGSYQSLREGGRGIQIVNTICDKARMVNLDKDVELPEADAAELSLEERDTVVGLLYGKLMEIESRLLPCGLHVIGAPPTAEEAIATLVSIASIDRPEEEILGLPRIIAQSLGRDLDEMYRSRDRGNLADTERLDQINKACQKAVAALVKEQTDAEGRVSKVAKLNFFNMGRQAPWITALKEAGYPNVDPDLLKPLFEFLEECLKQVTADFELGSLLKALEGEYILPGPGGDPIRNPNVLPTGKNIHALDPQSIPTSAAIKSAEIVVERLLAREMSVNGGKYPETISVVLWGTDNIKTYGESLAQVLCLLGVRPKPDALGRVNKVELIPLEELGRPRIDVVVNCSGVFRDLFVNQMDLIDRAVKLAAEAVEPLAQNFVRKHVLQQAEEMGLTVSQAATRVFSNASGSYSSNVNLAVENSSWEQESELREMYLSRKSFAFGSNLPNQQMRQLFESSLKTVDVTFQNLDSSEISLTDVSHYFDSDPTKLVQGLRKDGKTPSAYMADTTTPNAQIRTLSETIRLDARTKLLNPKWYEGMLKHGYEGVREISKRLVNTSGWSATAGAVDNWVYEETNETFIKDEAMRQRLMNLNPHSFRRIVGSLLEVNGRGYWETSQANIERLQELYQEIEDKIEGVE, encoded by the coding sequence ATGTTTACTCTGGTCAAGCCGACAACCCGCCACATAGCCCCCAGCGACCTTCGGGATCGCACCCTCATGAAGGTTGTGTATGTGGTGTTGGAGCCCCAGTATCAGAGTGCCCTGACCGCAGCAGTGCAGCGCATTAATCAAGAGAACCCCTGCCTCGCCGTCGAGATGAATGGTTATCTGGTGGAAGAACTGCGGGATCCCTCGGGTTACGAAGCCTTTCAGCGGGATCTGGAGACGGCCAATGTGTTCATTGGATCCCTGATCTTCATCGAAGATATTGCCCAGAAGGTGGTCAAAGCCGTGGAGCCGGTGCGGGAGCGGCTGGATGCTGCTGTGGTGTTCCCGTCGATGCCGGAAGTGATGCGCCTCAACAAGATGGGATCCTTCTCGATGGCGCAGTTGGGGCAGTCCAAGAGCGCCATTGCCCAGTTCATGCGCAAGCGCAAGGAAAAACAGGGATCCAGCTTTCAAGAGGGGATGCTGAAGCTGTTGCAGACTTTGCCCAAGGTGTTGAAATATCTGCCTTTTGATAAGGCGCAGGATGCCCGCAACTTCATGCTCAGCTTTCAGTATTGGCTAGGGGGATCCACCGAGAACCTGGAGAACTTCTTGCTGATGCTGGCGGATCGCTATCTGCCGGGGATGAAAGACCAGGTTAAGTTCGCCGAGCCGGTCACCTATCTGGATATGGGCATCTGGCATCCGCTGGCCCCGCAGATGTTTGCCACCGTGCCGGAGTATCTGGCCTGGTTAAATGCCCGCGCGGATCTGCCCGATGAGGTGAAGGATCCCTTGGCTCCTTGCGTGGGGCTGGTGCTGCAGCGGACCCACCTAGTCACCGGCGATGATGCCCACTACGTGGCCATGGTGCAGGAGTTGGAGTCACGGGGGGCGCGGGTGCTGCCGATTTTTGCCGGGGGCTTAGATTTTTCTAAGCCGGTGAATGAGTTTTTCTGGAATCAGGCGACCCAGGCTCCGATTGTGGATGTGGTGGTCTCCTTGACAGGCTTTGCGCTGGTGGGTGGCCCGGCCCGTCAAGATCATCCCAAAGCGGTGGAAGCGTTGAAACGGCTGAATCGTCCCTACATGGTGGCATTGCCACTGGTGTTTCAATCCACCGAGGAATGGGCGGATAGCGATCTGGGCTTGCATCCGGTACAGGTGGCTTTGCAGATCGCCATTCCTGAGCTGGATGGAGCCATTGACCCGATTATTCTCTCGGGACGGGATGCAGCAACGGGCAAAGCTCATGCTATGCAGGATCGGATTGAATTGATTGCGGCCCGGGCGATTAAATGGGCTAATTTGCGCCGCAAACCGAAGCTGGACAAAAAAATTGCCATCACTGTTTTTAGCTTCCCGCCGGATAAGGGCAATGTGGGCACTGCCGCTTATCTAGATGTGTTCTCTTCCATCCATAAGGTCATGCAGGCCTTGGCCAGCAACGGCTATGACCTGGGATCCGATCTGCCGGAAACCTCGCAAGAGTTGATGGAAGCCATCCTGCACGATGCTCAAGCGCAGTATGCCAGCCCCGAATTGAACATTGCCGCCAAGCTGTCGGTGCGGGAGTACGAAGCCCTTACCCCCAATGTGAAAGCGATTGAAGAGTACTGGGGGCCAGCACCGGGGCAACTGAACACCGACGGGCAAAACTTGCTGATCTACGGCAAGCACTTCGGCAACCTGTTCATCGGTGTGCAGCCCACCTTTGGCTACGAAGGGGATCCCATGCGGCTGCTGTTCTCCAAGTCCGCCAGCCCCCACCACGGCTTTGCCGCCTACTACACTTATCTAGAAAAAATCTGGGGGGCGGATGCGGTGCTGCACTTTGGCACCCACGGATCCCTAGAGTTCATGCCCGGCAAGCAAATTGGCATGTCTGGGGAGTGCTATCCCGACAATTTGATAGGATCGATTCCCAACCTCTACTACTACGCCGCCAATAATCCCAGCGAGGCGACGATTGCCAAACGGCGGGGCTACGCCTGCACCATTAGCTACCTGACTCCCCCGGCAGAAAATGCGGGACTGTACAAAGGCTTGCAGGAATTGCGGGAGTTGATCGGCTCCTACCAAAGCTTGCGGGAAGGGGGACGCGGGATCCAAATTGTCAACACCATTTGCGACAAAGCCCGGATGGTGAATCTGGACAAAGATGTGGAGCTGCCGGAAGCGGATGCTGCTGAGTTGAGTTTGGAAGAACGAGATACCGTTGTGGGTTTGCTTTACGGCAAATTGATGGAAATTGAGTCGCGGTTATTGCCCTGTGGCCTGCACGTGATCGGTGCTCCCCCCACCGCTGAAGAGGCAATCGCCACCCTGGTCAGTATCGCCAGCATCGACCGCCCCGAAGAAGAGATTCTCGGCCTGCCGCGCATCATCGCCCAAAGTTTAGGACGAGATTTGGATGAGATGTATCGCAGTCGGGATCGGGGCAATTTGGCCGATACGGAGCGGCTAGATCAGATCAACAAAGCCTGCCAGAAAGCAGTCGCCGCCTTGGTAAAAGAGCAAACCGATGCCGAAGGACGAGTTTCCAAAGTTGCCAAGCTCAATTTCTTTAATATGGGTCGCCAAGCTCCCTGGATTACTGCCCTCAAGGAAGCAGGCTACCCCAATGTGGATCCCGATTTACTCAAGCCTTTGTTTGAGTTTCTGGAGGAATGTCTCAAGCAAGTCACCGCAGATTTTGAACTGGGATCCCTGCTCAAAGCCCTAGAAGGGGAATACATCTTGCCGGGGCCGGGCGGCGATCCAATCCGTAATCCCAATGTGTTGCCCACCGGGAAAAACATTCATGCCTTGGATCCCCAGTCCATTCCCACCTCAGCGGCGATCAAATCTGCCGAGATTGTGGTGGAACGGCTGCTGGCCCGGGAGATGAGCGTCAATGGCGGCAAGTATCCCGAAACCATTTCAGTGGTTCTATGGGGCACAGATAACATCAAAACCTACGGCGAATCGTTAGCGCAGGTGTTGTGTTTGCTAGGGGTACGGCCCAAGCCTGATGCCCTTGGTCGGGTGAACAAAGTGGAGCTGATCCCGCTGGAAGAATTGGGCCGCCCCCGCATCGATGTGGTGGTCAATTGCTCTGGTGTATTCCGGGATCTGTTTGTGAATCAAATGGATCTGATCGACCGAGCCGTGAAATTGGCTGCTGAGGCTGTTGAGCCCCTAGCGCAGAACTTCGTGCGCAAACATGTCCTGCAACAGGCGGAAGAAATGGGTTTAACCGTCAGCCAAGCGGCCACCCGCGTCTTCTCTAACGCCTCGGGATCCTACTCATCTAACGTCAACTTGGCGGTGGAAAATAGCTCTTGGGAACAAGAAAGCGAGCTGCGGGAAATGTATCTCAGCCGCAAGTCTTTCGCGTTTGGATCCAATCTACCCAACCAGCAAATGCGGCAACTGTTCGAGTCCAGCCTCAAGACGGTGGATGTCACCTTCCAAAACCTGGATTCGTCCGAGATCAGCCTCACGGATGTGAGCCACTATTTTGATTCGGATCCGACCAAGCTGGTACAGGGCTTGCGCAAGGATGGCAAAACGCCTTCTGCCTACATGGCCGATACCACCACCCCCAACGCCCAGATCCGCACCCTGAGCGAAACCATTCGCCTCGATGCCCGCACCAAGCTCCTCAATCCCAAGTGGTACGAGGGAATGCTCAAGCACGGCTACGAAGGGGTGCGGGAGATCTCCAAGCGATTGGTGAACACCTCCGGCTGGTCGGCCACCGCCGGGGCCGTCGATAACTGGGTCTATGAGGAAACCAACGAGACCTTCATCAAAGATGAGGCGATGCGGCAACGGCTGATGAACCTTAACCCCCACTCTTTTAGAAGAATTGTGGGATCCCTGTTGGAGGTGAATGGTCGTGGCTATTGGGAGACCTCACAGGCAAATATCGAGCGGTTACAGGAGCTCTATCAAGAGATCGAGGACAAGATCGAGGGGGTTGAGTAG
- a CDS encoding FkbM family methyltransferase, producing the protein MGMCATPDEYNELGLSHHLRALQAKTSRERRAAWALALVSWRQGLDLDPDHLPCQLNRLHALLALGSFHTVIQEGKELLSKLLTERYLEDPTLGLSGSEPKLVWYPSKLSEHLADNGSARKKSGRSKKTSPAPTPTLDIREKYLHTLARWLAHHSGVSYRPEALPYWRLAATIDPDDIEAQMVIAMNAVAQVQPEGPFLLQRIASRYPGHKERAIQCLRLALDRYVPKEKPAPETSEFPSENADETAEPEIPSQEEKLEIWIHYEGFKFNLESNLTSIVTFVLLTQDRWFESEIELCKQILRPGMNVIDVGANVGVYTFLFARCVAQSGKVYAIEPTPGCLECLKSTTKQNKLNKVVQVIEAAVGEESGEVYLVDEGVSVFNRIVTDPMSVVEETKPVEQITLDNLWVSEGEPTIDLLKVDAEGAEVPVLKGARKMLETCTPIVMFENQHAGQTTGLESARILSEFGYLIYVYNPFIKDLSPIQASVQPPSALNLVAVHPNRFTHLSEAGLL; encoded by the coding sequence ATGGGGATGTGTGCTACTCCCGATGAATACAACGAACTGGGGTTGTCACATCACCTGCGAGCCTTACAAGCCAAGACCTCTCGGGAGCGTCGTGCAGCTTGGGCATTGGCACTTGTTTCCTGGCGTCAAGGACTGGATCTTGATCCAGATCATCTTCCTTGCCAACTGAATCGTCTTCATGCACTGCTTGCTCTGGGAAGCTTTCATACCGTTATTCAAGAGGGGAAAGAGCTTCTCTCTAAGTTGCTCACAGAACGCTACCTTGAGGATCCGACCCTGGGTTTATCTGGTTCTGAGCCTAAGCTTGTTTGGTATCCTTCCAAGCTTTCCGAGCATTTGGCCGACAACGGCTCTGCCCGAAAAAAAAGTGGGCGATCCAAAAAAACAAGCCCAGCTCCTACCCCCACACTCGACATTCGAGAAAAATATCTCCATACTCTGGCGCGTTGGCTAGCACATCACAGCGGAGTTTCCTACCGACCAGAAGCACTACCCTATTGGCGTCTGGCCGCAACCATTGATCCGGACGATATTGAAGCCCAGATGGTTATCGCTATGAATGCGGTAGCACAGGTACAACCAGAAGGGCCTTTTTTGCTCCAAAGAATTGCCAGTCGTTACCCTGGTCACAAAGAAAGGGCGATCCAATGTCTCCGATTGGCACTAGATCGCTATGTTCCAAAAGAAAAACCAGCTCCAGAGACCTCAGAATTTCCATCTGAGAACGCAGATGAGACTGCAGAGCCAGAGATCCCAAGTCAAGAGGAAAAGTTAGAGATCTGGATCCATTACGAAGGGTTTAAGTTCAATCTAGAATCCAACCTAACGAGTATAGTTACTTTCGTCCTGCTCACGCAAGATCGCTGGTTTGAAAGCGAAATTGAGCTGTGCAAGCAAATTTTAAGGCCAGGCATGAATGTTATCGATGTGGGAGCCAATGTTGGTGTCTATACATTTTTGTTTGCCAGATGTGTGGCTCAATCCGGCAAGGTATATGCTATTGAGCCAACCCCAGGATGCTTGGAGTGCCTCAAATCGACAACGAAACAAAACAAGCTGAATAAAGTAGTGCAGGTGATCGAGGCCGCGGTAGGAGAAGAATCGGGCGAGGTTTACCTTGTAGATGAAGGTGTAAGTGTCTTCAACCGTATCGTTACAGATCCGATGTCAGTTGTCGAGGAAACAAAGCCCGTAGAACAAATCACTTTAGATAACCTATGGGTGTCAGAGGGAGAGCCTACCATTGATCTGCTCAAGGTCGATGCAGAAGGGGCAGAGGTTCCAGTTTTGAAAGGTGCCAGAAAGATGCTGGAAACCTGTACCCCCATCGTTATGTTTGAGAACCAGCATGCTGGTCAAACCACGGGACTAGAATCCGCGAGGATTCTTTCCGAGTTTGGTTACCTCATCTATGTGTACAACCCCTTTATTAAGGATCTCAGTCCGATTCAGGCATCTGTACAGCCTCCTAGCGCATTAAACCTAGTTGCTGTGCATCCAAATCGATTCACACATCTGAGTGAAGCGGGTTTACTCTAA
- a CDS encoding FkbM family methyltransferase: MPFPISDILGKDMPFIKVVDVGAMYLGGDNFDKLVQQGHAQVIGFEPQKEECEKLNARALTEAPSADKVKRNYLPYYIGDGSRRNFYLTNVGYTSSLYRPDEEILRHFEHLSDVCQVVQTEEVQTTRLDDIAELGEVDFLKVDVQGAGLDVIRGAGKTLKNVTVIQTEVEYIPIYKNQALFSDIDLALRENGFWLHGMTANSGACLKPFSARTYRPYTQVLWCDYVYIKNFMQLEQLSSRQRLVMAVILHEIFLSYDLTAFILGVHDQIMETRLKDFYLAKMFAAL, translated from the coding sequence ATGCCTTTCCCCATTAGCGACATTCTTGGCAAGGATATGCCCTTCATCAAGGTTGTGGATGTAGGTGCGATGTACTTGGGGGGGGACAACTTCGACAAGCTGGTTCAACAAGGCCATGCCCAAGTCATCGGATTTGAGCCCCAGAAAGAGGAATGTGAGAAGCTGAATGCCAGGGCACTCACCGAAGCCCCAAGTGCAGATAAAGTCAAGAGGAATTACTTGCCCTACTACATTGGTGACGGCTCTCGTCGAAATTTTTATCTAACCAATGTAGGCTATACCTCTTCTCTCTATAGGCCCGACGAGGAAATTCTCAGGCATTTCGAGCATCTTTCAGATGTCTGTCAGGTTGTACAAACTGAAGAGGTACAAACCACTCGGCTTGATGACATTGCTGAATTAGGAGAAGTAGATTTCCTAAAAGTTGATGTTCAAGGTGCAGGATTAGATGTCATTCGTGGTGCTGGCAAAACCCTAAAGAATGTAACGGTCATTCAAACGGAAGTTGAATACATTCCGATATATAAAAATCAGGCCCTATTTAGTGATATCGATCTGGCCCTGAGAGAGAATGGCTTCTGGCTACATGGCATGACTGCGAACTCTGGAGCCTGCTTGAAACCTTTTTCCGCTAGAACCTATCGTCCCTATACCCAAGTGCTTTGGTGCGACTATGTGTATATCAAGAACTTTATGCAGCTAGAGCAACTCTCTTCTCGGCAGAGGCTTGTCATGGCTGTTATCTTACATGAGATTTTCTTGTCTTATGATTTGACTGCTTTCATCCTCGGTGTTCATGATCAAATCATGGAAACTCGACTAAAAGATTTTTATCTTGCCAAGATGTTTGCTGCTCTATAA